The following DNA comes from Candidatus Methylomirabilota bacterium.
GCGATGCGCGAGACGCTGCGCCTGACGCGCCAGCTCTTCCCGCTCCGGACGTGCTCGATCACGATCGATGGCCGCCTCGAGCGCCCCTGCATCCAGTACGCGATCCACCGCTGCAACGCGCCGTGCACCGGGTGGGAGACGCGCGAGGGGTACGCGAAGACCGTGCGCGACGTGATGGGTTTCCTCGAGGGCAAGGACGAGGACCTGGCGCTCCGGTTGACCAAGGAGATGGAGGTCGCCGCGGCGGACCAGAAGTTCGAGCGGGCCGCGATGCTGCGCGACCAGATCCAGTCGCTCAACAAGGTCCGCGAGCGCCAGAAGATCATCTCGACCGAGGAGGTGGACCAGGACGTGATCGGCGTCGTGCGCCAGGGGAACGACGCGTGCGTCGAGCTCTTCTTCGTCCGCCGGGGGCGGCTCGTCGGCCAGGAGCCGTTCTTCTTCGACAAGGTCGCCGGCTGGAGCGACGGCGAGATCCTCTCGGCCTTCGTCCGGCAGTTTTACGGCAAGGCGGTCACGCCCGCGCCCGAGCTCCTGGTGTCCGAGGAGCTCCCCGAGGCCGCCCTGACCGCCGAGTGGCTCGGGGGGCTCGCGCGCCGGCGCGTCCAGATCCTGGCGCCGCAGCGCGGCGCGCGGCGCGAGTTCGTCGCCATGGCCGAGGAGAACGCGGCGCTCGCGCTGCAGAACCACCTCCTCTCGCGCGACGACCGCCAGCAGGTCGTGCTGGAGGAGCTGCGGCGCGCGCTCAACCTCCCGGGCGCGCCCAACCGGATCGAGGGCTACGACATCTCCCACGTCCAGGGCACGGAGCAGGTCGGCTCGCTGGTCGTGTGGGAGAACGGGGGGATGAAGAAGGATGACTACAAGCGCTTCCGCATCCGGACGGTCACGGGCGCCGACGACTTCGCCTCGCTGGGCGAGGTCCTCACGCGGCGGTTCGCGAAGGCGCTGGAGCAGGGAACCCCGCTGCCGGACCTGGTCCTGATCGACGGGGGCCGGGGCCAGCTCAACGTCGGGCTCAAGGTGCTCCAGGACCTCGGCCTCGACTACCTCCCGGTGATCGCGCTCGCCAAGCAGCAGGAGGAGGTCTACGTCGGTGAGAGCCTCCACCCGCTCGTCCTCGATCCGACGTCGCCCGCGCTCCACACGCTGCAGAAGATCCGGGACGAGGCCCATCGCTTCGCGGTGACCTA
Coding sequences within:
- the uvrC gene encoding excinuclease ABC subunit UvrC, with translation MTLEEKLARLPDRPGVYIYRDAKAQVLYVGKAASLRSRVRSYFQESRPRDPKTDALVRQIRDLEYIVTDNELEALMLEANLVRKHRPRYNIILRDDKHYPFLKLTTNEDFPRLLVARRVQDDGAVYYGPFYPATAMRETLRLTRQLFPLRTCSITIDGRLERPCIQYAIHRCNAPCTGWETREGYAKTVRDVMGFLEGKDEDLALRLTKEMEVAAADQKFERAAMLRDQIQSLNKVRERQKIISTEEVDQDVIGVVRQGNDACVELFFVRRGRLVGQEPFFFDKVAGWSDGEILSAFVRQFYGKAVTPAPELLVSEELPEAALTAEWLGGLARRRVQILAPQRGARREFVAMAEENAALALQNHLLSRDDRQQVVLEELRRALNLPGAPNRIEGYDISHVQGTEQVGSLVVWENGGMKKDDYKRFRIRTVTGADDFASLGEVLTRRFAKALEQGTPLPDLVLIDGGRGQLNVGLKVLQDLGLDYLPVIALAKQQEEVYVGESLHPLVLDPTSPALHTLQKIRDEAHRFAVTYHKKLRSQRTLRSVLDTIPGVGPTIRTSLLKTLGSARRIRESSVAELAAVPKVTPRLAQKIYAHFHGAGSPEPGAAGGG